From one Humulus lupulus chromosome 8, drHumLupu1.1, whole genome shotgun sequence genomic stretch:
- the LOC133794928 gene encoding cysteine-rich receptor-like protein kinase 26, which yields MSLSTMLFFLLTFIHLFTPNLAQLQGCTSRAEYCWSCSNIGNYSSNSIYQKKLYKLLLSFSSLDQNSLGFYNISSCRGSNKVNAIGLCRGGLAFDSCRSCLNVTSHMILERCPNTKEAILWGELCLVRYSNNSIFSIKEDEPIRTLASPNEAADAQQFKVVLKPLLDDLINKAASDVKKYAIGSEKVPNSEPIYALVQCTPDLTQRQCSDCLQDSSSKIPGCCAGRNGARVLKPSCTLRYESGPFYETTGPYNNGICTNTAEFCWNCFGVENGTSIHIFWRNLKKLLLSFSNDKTRSVYGFFNSSEGKNPYRVNAIALCRGDLSPENCRSCLSNSSQRLLGRCLNRREAIFWDERCMIRYSNKSILSTRQDDPRMYIPSPNKSWEPNLFKLTLKPLLDNITSKASSGDSLKKFATGQSTVPGFETIYAAAQCTPNLDKEECSGCLNEAILFVPQQFDGKQGGRVLKPSCNLRFEVTPFFDHTADSPVSPNSFNGENKTTLTVVAAVFMSVVMVVLIITVWIMLNLRKKPSEEFKTAKKISWVECWQFDIGTLREATDYFSEANKLGQGGFGAVYRNGQYIAVKTLSKTSGQGDEEFKNEVMLIAKLQHRNLVDLLGFCLDKNERYLFYEYVPNSSLERFMHDPIKCGGLDWDRRYKIIQGIVRGLAYLHEDSRLRIVHRNLKASNILLDEEMNPKISDFGMERLFVFDQTQGNASWIVTTHGYMAPEYALHGKFSFQSDVYSFGVLLLEMVSGEKNSCFHNEEADEGLLTYAWKNWSEGTTSNLIDPTISGGSKAEIMRCIHIGLLCVQENVADRPSMNSIIHMLNSHSISTLAVPSKPTFFMHSSFEPKMLLVSNTNSGETQSQDSKSDSSQGTENEAAITDLYPHCSQDEPLI from the exons atgagtctctcaactATGCTTTTCTTCCTCCTCACTTTCATACACCTCTTCACTCCCAACCTTGCCCAGCTGCAAGGCTGTACATCCAGAGCTGAATATTGTTGGAGCTGTTCCAATATAGGCAATTACTCTTCTAACAGCATCTACCAAAAAAAACTATACAAACTTTTACTCTCCTTCTCATCTTTGGACCAAAACAGCTTAGGATTTTACAACATCTCCTCTTGTAGAGGCTCCAACAAGGTCAACGCAATCGGGCTATGCAGGGGAGGCCTGGCCTTCGATAGTTGCCGAAGTTGCTTAAATGTGACAAGTCACATGATTTTGGAACGCTGTCCCAATACGAAGGAGGCAATCTTATGGGGGGAGCTTTGTCTGGTACGGTACTCTAACAACTCTATCTTTTCTATCAAAGAAGACGAGCCCATTAGGACGTTGGCGAGCCCAAACGAAGCCGCCGATGCCCAACAGTTCAAAGTGGTGCTAAAACCTCTTCTCGATGACTTGATCAATAAAGCTGCTTCGGATGTTAAAAAGTACGCGATAGGAAGTGAGAAGGTCCCTAATTCCGAACCAATATATGCCCTTGTTCAGTGCACACCTGATTTAACTCAAAGGCAATGTAGCGATTGCTTACAAGACTCGAGCTCAAAGATCCCTGGTTGTTGCGCCGGAAGGAATGGTGCCCGAGTACTTAAACCCAGTTGTACTCTGCGATACGAGTCCGGACCTTTCTACGAAACCACTGGACCTTATAACAATGGTATATGTACTAATACTGCTGAGTTTTGCTGGAACTGTTTTGGCGTTGAAAATGGCACTAGCATCCACATCTTCTGGAGAAATCTAAAAAAACTCTTGCTGTCTTTCTCTAATGATAAAACCAGAAGCGTTTATGGGTTTTTCAATTCTTCTGAGGGAAAAAACCCGTATAGAGTCAACGCAATTGCACTGTGTAGAGGAGACCTTTCACCGGAAAACTGCCGAAGCTGCTTGAGTAACTCAAGTCAAAGGCTACTGGGCAGGTGTCTGAACAGGAGAGAGGCGATCTTCTGGGATGAGCGTTGTATGATACGGTACTCCAATAAGTCTATACTTTCTACCAGACAAGATGACCCTAGGATGTATATCCCGAGCCCGAATAAATCTTGGGAGCCAAATCTATTTAAGCTTACACTTAAACCATTGTTAGATAACATAACCAGCAAAGCTTCTTCGGGTGATTCTTTAAAGAAGTTTGCTACAGGACAATCCACTGTTCCAGGGTTCGAAACTATATACGCAGCTGCGCAGTGTACTCCTAATTTGGACAAAGAAGAGTGCAGCGGTTGCCTAAACGAGGCCATATTATTCGTTCCCCAACAGTTTGATGGAAAGCAAGGGGGTAGAGTCCTTAAACCGAGCTGTAATTTACGATTCGAAGTGACTCCTTTCTTTGATCATACAGCCGATTCGCCGGTTTCTCCTAACTCCTTTAATG GAGAGAATAAAACAACCTTGACAGTAGTTGCTGCTGTTTTTATGAGTGTTGTGATGGTGGTACTTATTATTACTGTATGGATTATGTTAAATTTGAGGAAGAAGCCAAGTGAAGAATTTAAAA CAGCCAAAAAGATTAGTTGGGTTGAATGTTGGCAGTTTGACATCGGCACCCTAAGGGAAGCAACAGACTACTTTTCCGAGGCAAACAAACTCGGACAAGGTGGATTTGGAGCCGTTTACAGG AATGGACAATATATTGCAGTCAAAACGCTCTCGAAGACTTCTGGACAGGGTGACGAGGAGTTTAAGAATGAAGTTATGCTTATTGCTAAGCTTCAACACCGCAATTTAGTTGATCTCTTAGGCTTCTGCTTGGATAAAAATGAAAGATACCTCTTTTATGAATATGTGCCTAATTCAAGCCTTGAACGATTCATGCATg ATCCAATCAAGTGTGGAGGACTGGATTGGGATAGACGATACAAAATCATCCAAGGCATTGTTCGAGGCCTAGCCTACCTTCATGAAGATTCTCGTCTTAGAATTGTTCATCGTAACTTGAAAGCTAGCAacatcttattagatgaagaaaTGAACCCCAAGATTTCAGATTTTGGAATGGAAAGATTATTTGTATTTGACCAAACTCAAGGCAATGCAAGTTGGATTGTGACGACACA TGGATATATGGCTCCAGAGTATGCACTTCATGGGAAATTTTCATTTCAATCTGATGTATATAGTTTTGGAGTGTTATTGTTGGAGATGGTGAGTGGGGAGAAGAATAGTTGTTTTCATAATGAGGAAGCGGACGAGGGTCTTTTAACCTAC GCATGGAAAAACTGGAGCGAGGGGACAACTTCAAATCTCATAGACCCTACAATTTCTGGGGGTTCAAAAGCTGAGATAATGAGATGCATTCATATTGGGTTGTTGTGCGTGCAAGAAAATGTAGCTGACAGACCATCTATGAATTCAATTATTCACATGCTTAATAGCCACTCTATCAGTACTCTTGCAGTACCCTCAAAACCAACATTTTTTATGCATAGTTCTTTCGAACCAAAGATGTTGTTAGTATCCAATACTAACTCTGGAGAGACGCAATCACAAGATTCTAAGAGTGACTCTAGTCAAGGAACCGAAAATGAGGCAGCCATCACTGATCTCTATCCTCACTGCAGCCAAGATGAACCTCTAATATAG